One genomic segment of Caldimonas brevitalea includes these proteins:
- a CDS encoding AAA family ATPase has translation MSASVHAQLQRLLDQVNTIIVGKHRQVEDSVACLLAGGHLLIEDVPGVGKTTLAHALAVSLGLRFSRVQFTADLMPSDLVGVSVYERGKEAFVFHPGPVFTQVLLADEINRAGPKTQSALLEAMEEHQVTTESETRPLPSPFFVIATQNPSDQLGTYPLPESQLDRFLMCITLGYPDRASERQLLAGNDRRHAIEHLPPVMTPAELRTAQQAVLQVHAADPLLDYLQDLIAATRSGRWFVEGLSPRAGIAVLRAAKARALLAQRSYVAPDDIQAILPQAIAHRLMPVASSGRGRAEQVQAMIEAVPLP, from the coding sequence ATGAGCGCCTCTGTGCATGCGCAGCTGCAACGGCTGCTAGATCAGGTTAACACGATCATTGTCGGCAAGCATCGCCAGGTCGAAGACAGCGTCGCCTGCCTGCTGGCCGGGGGCCACCTGCTGATCGAAGACGTACCCGGTGTGGGCAAGACCACGCTGGCCCACGCGCTGGCGGTGTCGCTGGGGCTGCGCTTTTCCCGGGTTCAGTTCACGGCCGACCTGATGCCTTCCGACCTGGTCGGTGTCAGTGTCTACGAGCGCGGCAAGGAAGCCTTCGTGTTCCACCCCGGCCCGGTGTTCACGCAGGTGCTGCTGGCCGACGAAATCAACCGTGCCGGGCCCAAGACGCAAAGTGCCTTGCTCGAGGCCATGGAAGAGCACCAGGTCACCACCGAGAGCGAAACCCGTCCGTTGCCGTCGCCGTTTTTCGTGATCGCGACGCAGAACCCGAGCGACCAGCTCGGCACCTACCCGCTGCCCGAATCGCAGCTCGACCGCTTCCTGATGTGCATCACGCTCGGCTATCCCGACCGGGCCTCGGAGCGCCAGCTGCTGGCCGGCAATGACCGCCGCCACGCGATCGAACACCTGCCGCCCGTGATGACACCGGCGGAATTGCGGACCGCCCAGCAGGCGGTGCTGCAGGTGCACGCCGCCGACCCCTTGCTTGACTACCTCCAGGACCTGATCGCCGCCACGCGCTCCGGCCGCTGGTTCGTCGAAGGCCTGAGTCCCCGGGCGGGCATAGCCGTGCTGCGCGCCGCCAAGGCGCGTGCGCTACTCGCGCAGCGCAGCTATGTCGCACCCGACGACATCCAGGCCATCCTGCCGCAAGCCATCGCCCATCGCCTGATGCCGGTGGCCAGCAGCGGGCGCGGCCGCGCCGAGCAGGTGCAAGCCATGATCGAGGCCGTGCCGCTGCCTTGA
- a CDS encoding DUF58 domain-containing protein produces the protein MATTTPFGRLPATPLAWVQRRFQAWWQARIPLSDTQLLTQHNVYILPTRPGVMFALTLLVLLLASINFQLNLGYLLTFLLAGAGVAGMYVTHGTLRGLTLRLKPPAPVFCGEPATLEVTLTSEDRRNRYGIGLRVYTPGSIDGWSWTDVPPQAQAVTHVSFQPQARGLHPVPALTAETRFPLGIFRVWSVWRPASQLLVYPAPEVQAPPLPGALPMPGGPMSARQAQGGETEGVRAYRRGDPLKMVVWKKVAKSDEMVSRDTSAPSRQELWIDYQQAAVPGIEARLSRLAAWVMLADRLDMVYGLRLPGREIAPEHGEAHRRRCLEQLALFAG, from the coding sequence ATGGCCACCACCACGCCCTTCGGCCGCCTGCCGGCCACACCGCTGGCTTGGGTGCAGCGGCGCTTCCAGGCCTGGTGGCAAGCGCGCATCCCCCTGTCCGACACGCAGCTGCTGACCCAGCACAACGTCTACATCCTGCCCACCCGCCCGGGCGTCATGTTCGCCCTCACCTTGCTGGTGTTGCTGCTGGCGTCGATCAACTTCCAGCTCAACCTCGGCTATCTGCTGACCTTCCTGCTGGCCGGTGCCGGCGTCGCCGGCATGTACGTGACCCATGGCACCCTGCGCGGGCTGACACTGCGCCTCAAGCCGCCGGCGCCCGTCTTCTGTGGCGAGCCGGCAACGCTCGAAGTGACCCTCACGAGCGAAGACCGGCGCAACCGCTACGGCATCGGTTTGCGGGTGTACACGCCCGGCAGCATCGACGGCTGGAGCTGGACCGATGTGCCGCCGCAGGCGCAGGCCGTGACGCATGTCAGCTTCCAGCCGCAGGCGCGTGGACTGCACCCGGTGCCGGCCCTGACCGCCGAGACGCGCTTTCCGCTCGGGATCTTCCGCGTCTGGTCGGTCTGGCGGCCGGCGTCGCAGCTGCTGGTCTACCCGGCGCCGGAAGTGCAGGCGCCGCCTTTGCCCGGCGCCTTGCCGATGCCCGGCGGACCGATGAGCGCGCGCCAGGCTCAGGGCGGCGAAACCGAAGGGGTGCGGGCCTACCGACGCGGCGATCCGCTGAAGATGGTGGTGTGGAAGAAGGTCGCGAAAAGCGACGAAATGGTCAGCCGAGACACGTCGGCGCCGTCCCGCCAGGAACTGTGGATCGACTACCAGCAAGCCGCCGTGCCGGGCATCGAGGCGCGCCTGTCGCGCCTGGCGGCGTGGGTGATGCTCGCCGACCGGCTCGACATGGTCTACGGGCTGCGGCTGCCGGGCCGGGAGATTGCTCCGGAACATGGCGAGGCGCACCGCCGCCGTTGTCTGGAGCAGCTGGCATTGTTCGCCGGCTAG
- a CDS encoding transglutaminase TgpA family protein, whose translation MSSSTSRGGWWSRWAHWPRETRDTLFLLAVIAWVVGPHVAHLPVWCSALAGVVLLWRAWLALAGRPLPSRWMLALLLLASLGATWLSHRSLVGKEAGVTMVVVLMALKTLELRARRDAFVVFFLGFFLVLTHFLYSQSLLLAVAMVVAVWGLLTSLVLAHMPVGHPSLRNAGGLAARMCLFGAPVMVALFLLFPRFGPLWGVPSDASGSRTGLSDVMAMGTVAELALDDTVAMRLRFNGQEPPPEAMYFRGPVLSQFNGREWLPARRNDWRPEQRVAAALQLTGRPWQYEVTVEPTRVPVLALLEVTSDVKSDDDLRVRRYDDLQWGLPRPLMERRRFAATAYSNFRHGPEASVPGLQQYLELPAGYNPRTLAWAAALRQDPRLAQANARALAEAVLRHIRTQGYAYTLSPGIYGDERGRHAIDEFWLDGKQGFCEHFAGAFVVVMRALGVPARVVTGYQGAERNPVDGYYLVRNSFAHAWAEYWQQGQGWVRADPTAAAAPARVTRPPSLRPNQGLVSSVFDTVDPTAWRHLQHRWDALNNAWSQWVLNYSQGRQRDLLKGLGFDTPSWRDLALLLALLVAAASAGGAVWAWWGRQRQDPWLRLYHRMRMRLADAGLESGPHTPPRELAQRALQRFGERAAGVAALLNRLEAERYGPPPAGGRGASTLTRSLARDLRRALAHLDHA comes from the coding sequence ATGTCCTCCTCCACCTCCCGCGGCGGTTGGTGGTCCCGCTGGGCGCACTGGCCCCGCGAAACCCGAGACACCCTGTTCCTGCTCGCCGTGATCGCCTGGGTGGTCGGGCCCCACGTGGCGCACCTGCCGGTGTGGTGCTCCGCGCTGGCCGGTGTGGTGCTGCTGTGGCGTGCATGGCTCGCGCTTGCGGGCCGCCCGCTGCCGTCACGCTGGATGCTGGCGCTGTTGCTGCTGGCCTCGCTCGGCGCCACCTGGCTGAGCCACCGCAGCCTGGTCGGCAAGGAGGCGGGGGTCACGATGGTGGTGGTGCTGATGGCCCTGAAAACGCTCGAGCTGCGTGCGCGGCGCGACGCCTTCGTGGTGTTTTTTCTCGGCTTTTTCCTGGTGCTGACGCACTTCCTGTACTCGCAGTCGCTGCTGCTGGCGGTCGCGATGGTGGTCGCGGTGTGGGGGCTGCTGACCTCGCTGGTGCTGGCCCATATGCCGGTCGGCCATCCGAGCCTGCGCAACGCCGGTGGCCTGGCAGCGCGCATGTGCTTGTTCGGCGCGCCGGTGATGGTGGCGCTGTTCCTGCTGTTCCCCCGCTTCGGGCCACTGTGGGGTGTGCCGAGCGATGCGTCGGGCAGCCGCACCGGGCTGTCCGATGTCATGGCGATGGGCACCGTGGCCGAGCTGGCGCTGGACGACACCGTCGCGATGCGCCTGCGCTTCAACGGCCAGGAGCCGCCCCCCGAAGCCATGTACTTCCGTGGCCCGGTGCTGTCCCAGTTCAACGGACGCGAGTGGTTGCCGGCGCGGCGGAACGACTGGCGGCCCGAACAGCGGGTCGCCGCGGCGCTGCAGCTGACGGGGCGTCCGTGGCAGTACGAGGTCACCGTCGAGCCCACGCGGGTGCCGGTCCTGGCCCTGCTGGAAGTGACCTCCGACGTGAAGTCCGACGACGACCTGCGGGTGCGCCGCTACGACGACCTGCAGTGGGGCCTTCCCCGTCCCCTGATGGAGCGCCGGCGTTTCGCCGCCACCGCCTACTCGAACTTCCGTCATGGTCCCGAAGCCTCGGTGCCCGGCCTGCAGCAGTACCTCGAGCTGCCGGCGGGCTACAACCCGCGCACGCTGGCCTGGGCGGCCGCGCTGCGCCAAGACCCGCGCCTTGCACAGGCGAATGCCCGTGCGCTGGCCGAGGCCGTGCTGCGTCACATCCGCACGCAGGGGTATGCCTACACCTTGAGCCCGGGAATCTACGGGGATGAGCGTGGTCGACATGCCATCGACGAGTTCTGGCTCGACGGCAAGCAAGGTTTTTGCGAACACTTCGCCGGCGCCTTTGTCGTCGTGATGCGCGCGCTCGGCGTGCCGGCGCGTGTCGTCACCGGGTACCAGGGCGCCGAGCGCAACCCGGTCGACGGCTACTACCTGGTGCGCAACAGCTTTGCCCATGCCTGGGCGGAATATTGGCAGCAAGGTCAGGGCTGGGTGCGCGCCGATCCAACCGCCGCCGCGGCCCCCGCCCGGGTGACGCGCCCGCCGAGCCTGCGGCCCAACCAAGGCCTGGTGTCCTCGGTCTTCGACACGGTGGACCCCACCGCCTGGCGACATCTGCAGCACCGATGGGACGCCCTCAACAATGCCTGGAGCCAATGGGTGCTGAACTACTCGCAGGGGCGCCAGCGCGACCTGTTGAAGGGCCTGGGCTTCGACACCCCCAGCTGGCGCGACCTGGCCTTGCTGTTGGCGCTGCTGGTCGCCGCTGCGTCCGCAGGCGGGGCCGTCTGGGCCTGGTGGGGACGCCAGCGCCAGGACCCGTGGCTGCGGCTGTACCACCGGATGCGCATGCGCCTGGCCGATGCCGGCCTCGAATCCGGCCCACACACGCCCCCCCGAGAACTGGCGCAGCGGGCGCTGCAACGTTTCGGCGAGCGGGCCGCAGGCGTTGCGGCCCTGTTGAACCGGCTCGAAGCCGAGCGCTACGGGCCCCCTCCGGCCGGCGGCCGCGGCGCCTCTACACTGACACGTTCGCTCGCGCGCGACCTGCGGCGGGCCCTTGCCCACCTTGACCATGCTTGA